The following proteins are co-located in the Phragmites australis chromosome 10, lpPhrAust1.1, whole genome shotgun sequence genome:
- the LOC133883597 gene encoding ABC transporter C family member 8-like isoform X2 — protein MADKGDPAAAMAVLGWSSPWVCGPEDGRLTVASPCVQRSLIDCINVVLLVAYVSALIAACVVRRQGAGWRSRGRGWRWELLVVAVCCVAAAVGYGVTGFQDASNIATAAPCFVRGLVWVALATSLHVQPTRSARAVAVLWWALFSLLITAYNVELLARGHRLDVAEAVAWPANFLLLLCALGSLLRRSHGHHQDASNNSLSEPLIDKDKAVHTSELYRAGLFSQLAFSWLNPLLRLGRSKALDLADIPIIAAEDSAQHTSQKFAEAWSRHMHDKASNRRSGGSNSLALVLGKCFLGEIALTGFYALLRTLSIAVSPLLLFAFVWYINQEERDLRAGLLLVCCLLLMKLVESLSQRHWFFDSRRTGMRIRSALMAVIFQKQLRLSSQGRKNHSTGEIVNYIAVDAYRLGDAISWLHMGWSSPLQLAFAIGTLFWALKLGALPGLVPLVIFGFLNVPFARILQRYQAKFMVAQDERLRSTSEILNSMKIIKLQSWEEKFRHVIELLRDAEFQWLRETQMKKAYGAVMYWMSPTLVSAVMYTATAIIGSAPLNASTLFTVLATLRVMAEPVRFLPEILTMMIQYKVSLDRIEKFLIEDEIKVEDVKRVPFNDSDIRIQVQDGNFSWNASGADLSLRNVNLGINRGEKVAVCGPVGSGKSSLLYALLGEIPRISGSVEVFGSVAYVSQNSWIQSGTVRDNILFGKPYNKELYEKAIKACALDKDIENFDHGDLTEIGQRGLNMSGGQKQRIQLARAVYNDAEVYLLDDPFSAVDAHTAAVLFYDCVMTALAEKTVVLVTHQVEFLTEADRIVVMEGGQVSQQGKYADLLEAGTAFEKLVSAHQSTITVLDTTASQQNQVQGIHVSDDNIIPSALQATRQASDIEVTAKGPSAAVQLTEEEEKGIGDLGWKPYKDYIEVSKGTFQLSGMCTSQVLFTCFQIMSTYWLAVAVQMDNVSPALLVGAYSGLSIFSCCFAYFRSLFAATLGLKASKAFFSGLMDSVFKAPMSFFDSTPVGRILTRASSDLSILDFDIPYSMAFVATGGIEVVTTVVVMGTVTWQVLVVAIPVTITMVYVQRYYVSSARELVRINGTTKAPVMNYASESILGVVTIRAFAATERFIRSNMQLIDTDATLFFHTIAAQEWVLIRVEALQSLTILTSALLLVLVPPGVISPGFAGLCLSYALTLTSAQVFLTRFYSYLENYIISVERIKQYMHLPSEPPAIIPESRPPTSWPHEGRIDLQDLKIRYRPNSPLVLKGITCTFAAGNKIGVVGRTGSGKSTLISSLFRLVDPAGGRILIDKLDICSMGLKDLRTKLSIIPQEPTLFRGTVRNNLDPLGLHSDQEIWEALEKCQLKTAISSTPALLDTVGK, from the exons ATGGCCGATAAAGGCGATCCGGCTGCGGCCATGGCCGTGCTTG GTTGGTCGTCGCCTTGGGTTTGCGGGCCGGAGGACGGGCGGCTCACCGTCGCGTCGCCGTGCGTGCAGAGGAGCCTGATCGACTGCATCAATGTCGTGCTCCTCGTCGCGTACGTCTCTGCGCTGATCGCCGCCTGCGTCGTCAGGCGGCAGGGCGCCGGCTGGAGGAGCCGCGGTCGCGGGTGGCGGTGGGAGCTGCTTGTGGTAGCCGTGTGCTGCGTGGCTGCTGCCGTGGGGTACGGCGTCACCGGTTTCCAGGATGCCTCGAACATTGCAACGGCGGCTCCTTGCTTCGTCAGGGGGCTGGTCTGGGTCGCCCTGGCGACATCGTTGCACGTCCAGCCGACGAGATCGGCGAGGGCCGTCGCAGTCCTCTGGTGGGCGCTCTTTTCGCTGCTGATCACCGCGTACAATGTGGAGCTCCTCGCCCGGGGCCACCGGCTGGACGTCGCGGAGGCAGTCGCGTGGCCAGCGAACTTCCTGCTGCTGCTCTGCGCCCTCGGCTCGCTGCTCCGGCGGAGCCATGGGCACCACCAAGATGCCTCCAACAACAGCTTGTCGGAGCCTCTGATCGACAAGGACAAGGCGGTGCACACCTCAGAGCTGTACCGGGCTGGCCTGTTCAGCCAGCTGGCTTTCTCGTGGCTGAACCCACTGCTCCGACTCGGCCGCTCCAAGGCGCTGGACCTCGCCGACATCCCGATCATCGCCGCCGAGGACAGCGCGCAGCACACCTCGCAGAAGTTCGCTGAGGCCTGGAGCCGCCACATGCACGACAAGGCCAGTAATCGCCGGAGCGGGGGCAGCAACAGCCTCGCCCTCGTCTTGGGGAAGTGCTTCCTCGGGGAGATCGCTCTCACCGGCTTCTACGCCTTGTTGAGAACGTTGTCCATAGCAGTGTCCCCTCTGCTGCTCTTCGCGTTTGTGTGGTACATCAACCAGGAAGAGAGGGACCTCCGCGCCGGCCTACTGCTCGTCTGCTGCTTGCTGCTCATGAAGCTCGTCGAGTCACTGTCGCAGAGGCATTGGTTCTTCGACTCGAGGAGGACCGGGATGCGCATCCGGTCCGCGTTGATGGCGGTCATCTTCCAGAAGCAGCTGAGGCTCTCCAGCCAGGGGAGGAAGAACCACTCAACCGGTGAAATCGTCAACTACATTGCGGTCGACGCGTACCGGCTTGGCGATGCCATCAGCTGGCTGCACATGGGGTGGAGCTCGCCACTTCAGCTGGCCTTCGCGATTGGGACGCTCTTCTGGGCTCTGAAGCTTGGAGCCCTTCCCGGTCTAGTCCCCCTAGTCATCTTCGGCTTCCTCAATGTGCCATTCGCAAGGATCTTGCAAAGGTACCAGGCAAAGTTCATGGTTGCGCAGGACGAGAGGCTCCGGTCGACGTCCGAGATACTGAACAGCATGAAGATTATCAAGCTGCAGTCGTGGGAGGAGAAGTTCCGGCACGTCATCGAGTTGCTCAGGGACGCCGAGTTCCAATGGCTGAGGGAGACCCAGATGAAGAAGGCCTATGGCGCTGTCATGTACTGGATGTCCCCGACGCTAGTCTCTGCAGTGATGTATACCGCCACGGCGATCATCGGGAGTGCACCCCTGAATGCCAGTACACTCTTCACGGTCTTGGCCACCCTGAGAGTCATGGCTGAGCCAGTGAGGTTTCTTCCTGAGATCCTCACAATGATGATCCAGTACAAGGTGTCGTTGGACCGTATCGAGAAGTTTCTCATCGAAGATGAGATCAAAGTGGAGGATGTGAAGAGGGTACCTTTTAATGACTCTGACATCAGAATTCAAGTTCAAGATGGAAATTTCAGCTGGAATGCAAGTGGGGCTGATCTGTCACTGAGGAACGTTAACCTTGGCATAAATAGAGGAGAGAAGGTGGCCGTCTGCGGCCCAGTTGGCTCAGGGAAATCTTCACTCCTGTATGCGTTACTTGGGGAGATACCCAGAATATCAGGATCA GTTGAGGTATTTGGCTCAGTGGCATATGTTTCACAAAACTCTTGGATACAGAGTGGGACTGTTCGCGACAACATACTCTTCGGGAAGCCTTACAACAAGGAACTGTATGAGAAGGCAATCAAAGCTTGTGCTCTGGACAAGGATATCGAAAACTTCGATCATGGAGACCTGACAGAGATTGGTCAAAGAGGACTCAACATGAGTGGAGGTCAGAAGCAAAGGATCCAACTGGCTAGAGCTGTCTACAATGACGCAGAAGTTTATCTCCTGGATGACCCTTTCAGTGCAGTTGATGCGCACACCGCTGCTGTTCTTTTCTAT GATTGTGTAATGACAGCACTAGCAGAGAAGACTGTCGTTCTTGTGACCCACCAAGTTGAATTTCTAACTGAAGCCGATAGAATTGTG GTCATGGAAGGCGGTCAAGTTAGCCAACAAGGGAAATATGCAGACCTATTGGAAGCTGGTACAGCATTTGAGAAGCTGGTTTCTGCGCACCAGTCCACAATCACAGTATTGGATACTACTGCCAGCCAACAGAACCAAGTTCAAGGGATACATGTGTCTGATGACAACATAATACCAAGTGCGTTGCAGGCTACAAGGCAGGCAAGCGACATCGAAGTCACTGCAAAGGGTCCTTCAGCAGCAGTCCAGCTCACAGAAGAGGAGGAAAAGGGGATTGGCGACCTCGGATGGAAGCCATATAAAGACTACATAGAGGTCTCCAAGGGAACTTTCCAACTCTCTGGCATGTGTACTTCGCAGGTGCTATTCACATGCTTTCAGATCATGTCCACATATTGGTTGGCAGTAGCTGTTCAGATGGACAACGTCAGTCCTGCACTTCTAGTTGGGGCCTATTCTGGGCTCTCCATCTTCAGCTGCTGCTTCGCCTACTTTAGAAGCCTTTTCGCGGCTACTCTGGGGCTCAAGGCCTCCAAAGCATTCTTTAGCGGCCTAATGGATTCTGTATTCAAGGCCCCCATGTCATTTTTTGACTCAACACCAGTGGGAAGGATTTTAACAAGg GCATCTTCAGATTTAAGCATCCTGGACTTTGACATACCTTACTCCATGGCTTTTGTGGCGACTGGCGGTATTGAGGTTGTCACAACAGTAGTGGTCATGGGTACCGTAACTTGGCAAGTCTTGGTTGTAGCAATCCCCGTTACAATCACCATGGTATATGTTCAG AGGTATTATGTTTCCTCAGCAAGAGAGCTAGTAAGGATCAATGGAACGACAAAAGCACCTGTCATGAACTATGCATCAGAATCGATTCTTGGTGTGGTGACGATCAGGGCATTTGCAGCAACGGAGAGATTTATCCGCAGCAACATGCAGCTTATAGACACCGACGCGACATTGTTCTTCCACACCATTGCTGCACAAGAGTGGGTGCTCATAAGAGTAGAAGCACTGCAGTCCTTGACAATACTTACATCAGCATTGTTGCTTGTTTTGGTTCCTCCAGGAGTAATTTCACCAG GCTTTGCGGGACTTTGCCTCTCCTATGCTTTGACGCTGACTTCGGCACAGGTTTTCTTGACAAGGTTCTATTCGTACTTGGAAAACTATATCATTTCAGTTGAGCGAATCAAGCAGTACATGCACCTCCCATCGGAGCCACCGGCCATTATACCAGAAAGTAGACCTCCAACTTCATGGCCGCATGAGGGAAGGATAGACCTGCAAGATTTGAAG ATAAGATACCGTCCAAATTCACCACTTGTTCTCAAAGGAATCACTTGCACTTTTGCTGCTGGGAACAAGATCGGGGTTGTAGGGAGGACAGGAAGCGGGAAATCAACACTTATCAGCTCGTTGTTCCGTCTCGTTGATCCGGCGGGTGGGAGGATACTTATTGACAAGTTGGATATCTGCTCTATGGGCCTCAAAGATCTAAGAACTAAACTGAGTATTATCCCTCAAGAACCTACACTTTTCCGAGGAACTGTGCGCAATAATTTGGATCCCCTCGGCCTGCATTCTGACCAAGAGATATGGGAG GCCTTAGAGAAGTGTCAACTAAAGACAGCAATTAGTAGCACCCCTGCTCTTCTTGATACAGTAGGTAAGTGA
- the LOC133883597 gene encoding ABC transporter C family member 8-like isoform X1 produces MADKGDPAAAMAVLGWSSPWVCGPEDGRLTVASPCVQRSLIDCINVVLLVAYVSALIAACVVRRQGAGWRSRGRGWRWELLVVAVCCVAAAVGYGVTGFQDASNIATAAPCFVRGLVWVALATSLHVQPTRSARAVAVLWWALFSLLITAYNVELLARGHRLDVAEAVAWPANFLLLLCALGSLLRRSHGHHQDASNNSLSEPLIDKDKAVHTSELYRAGLFSQLAFSWLNPLLRLGRSKALDLADIPIIAAEDSAQHTSQKFAEAWSRHMHDKASNRRSGGSNSLALVLGKCFLGEIALTGFYALLRTLSIAVSPLLLFAFVWYINQEERDLRAGLLLVCCLLLMKLVESLSQRHWFFDSRRTGMRIRSALMAVIFQKQLRLSSQGRKNHSTGEIVNYIAVDAYRLGDAISWLHMGWSSPLQLAFAIGTLFWALKLGALPGLVPLVIFGFLNVPFARILQRYQAKFMVAQDERLRSTSEILNSMKIIKLQSWEEKFRHVIELLRDAEFQWLRETQMKKAYGAVMYWMSPTLVSAVMYTATAIIGSAPLNASTLFTVLATLRVMAEPVRFLPEILTMMIQYKVSLDRIEKFLIEDEIKVEDVKRVPFNDSDIRIQVQDGNFSWNASGADLSLRNVNLGINRGEKVAVCGPVGSGKSSLLYALLGEIPRISGSVEVFGSVAYVSQNSWIQSGTVRDNILFGKPYNKELYEKAIKACALDKDIENFDHGDLTEIGQRGLNMSGGQKQRIQLARAVYNDAEVYLLDDPFSAVDAHTAAVLFYDCVMTALAEKTVVLVTHQVEFLTEADRIVVMEGGQVSQQGKYADLLEAGTAFEKLVSAHQSTITVLDTTASQQNQVQGIHVSDDNIIPSALQATRQASDIEVTAKGPSAAVQLTEEEEKGIGDLGWKPYKDYIEVSKGTFQLSGMCTSQVLFTCFQIMSTYWLAVAVQMDNVSPALLVGAYSGLSIFSCCFAYFRSLFAATLGLKASKAFFSGLMDSVFKAPMSFFDSTPVGRILTRASSDLSILDFDIPYSMAFVATGGIEVVTTVVVMGTVTWQVLVVAIPVTITMVYVQRYYVSSARELVRINGTTKAPVMNYASESILGVVTIRAFAATERFIRSNMQLIDTDATLFFHTIAAQEWVLIRVEALQSLTILTSALLLVLVPPGVISPGFAGLCLSYALTLTSAQVFLTRFYSYLENYIISVERIKQYMHLPSEPPAIIPESRPPTSWPHEGRIDLQDLKIRYRPNSPLVLKGITCTFAAGNKIGVVGRTGSGKSTLISSLFRLVDPAGGRILIDKLDICSMGLKDLRTKLSIIPQEPTLFRGTVRNNLDPLGLHSDQEIWEALEKCQLKTAISSTPALLDTVVSDDGDNWSAGQRQLFCLGRVLLRRNKILVLDEATASIDSATDAVLQKVIRQQFSSCTVITIAHRVPTVTDSDRVMVLSYGKLLEYETPAKLLEDKQSAFAKLVAEYWANTKRNST; encoded by the exons ATGGCCGATAAAGGCGATCCGGCTGCGGCCATGGCCGTGCTTG GTTGGTCGTCGCCTTGGGTTTGCGGGCCGGAGGACGGGCGGCTCACCGTCGCGTCGCCGTGCGTGCAGAGGAGCCTGATCGACTGCATCAATGTCGTGCTCCTCGTCGCGTACGTCTCTGCGCTGATCGCCGCCTGCGTCGTCAGGCGGCAGGGCGCCGGCTGGAGGAGCCGCGGTCGCGGGTGGCGGTGGGAGCTGCTTGTGGTAGCCGTGTGCTGCGTGGCTGCTGCCGTGGGGTACGGCGTCACCGGTTTCCAGGATGCCTCGAACATTGCAACGGCGGCTCCTTGCTTCGTCAGGGGGCTGGTCTGGGTCGCCCTGGCGACATCGTTGCACGTCCAGCCGACGAGATCGGCGAGGGCCGTCGCAGTCCTCTGGTGGGCGCTCTTTTCGCTGCTGATCACCGCGTACAATGTGGAGCTCCTCGCCCGGGGCCACCGGCTGGACGTCGCGGAGGCAGTCGCGTGGCCAGCGAACTTCCTGCTGCTGCTCTGCGCCCTCGGCTCGCTGCTCCGGCGGAGCCATGGGCACCACCAAGATGCCTCCAACAACAGCTTGTCGGAGCCTCTGATCGACAAGGACAAGGCGGTGCACACCTCAGAGCTGTACCGGGCTGGCCTGTTCAGCCAGCTGGCTTTCTCGTGGCTGAACCCACTGCTCCGACTCGGCCGCTCCAAGGCGCTGGACCTCGCCGACATCCCGATCATCGCCGCCGAGGACAGCGCGCAGCACACCTCGCAGAAGTTCGCTGAGGCCTGGAGCCGCCACATGCACGACAAGGCCAGTAATCGCCGGAGCGGGGGCAGCAACAGCCTCGCCCTCGTCTTGGGGAAGTGCTTCCTCGGGGAGATCGCTCTCACCGGCTTCTACGCCTTGTTGAGAACGTTGTCCATAGCAGTGTCCCCTCTGCTGCTCTTCGCGTTTGTGTGGTACATCAACCAGGAAGAGAGGGACCTCCGCGCCGGCCTACTGCTCGTCTGCTGCTTGCTGCTCATGAAGCTCGTCGAGTCACTGTCGCAGAGGCATTGGTTCTTCGACTCGAGGAGGACCGGGATGCGCATCCGGTCCGCGTTGATGGCGGTCATCTTCCAGAAGCAGCTGAGGCTCTCCAGCCAGGGGAGGAAGAACCACTCAACCGGTGAAATCGTCAACTACATTGCGGTCGACGCGTACCGGCTTGGCGATGCCATCAGCTGGCTGCACATGGGGTGGAGCTCGCCACTTCAGCTGGCCTTCGCGATTGGGACGCTCTTCTGGGCTCTGAAGCTTGGAGCCCTTCCCGGTCTAGTCCCCCTAGTCATCTTCGGCTTCCTCAATGTGCCATTCGCAAGGATCTTGCAAAGGTACCAGGCAAAGTTCATGGTTGCGCAGGACGAGAGGCTCCGGTCGACGTCCGAGATACTGAACAGCATGAAGATTATCAAGCTGCAGTCGTGGGAGGAGAAGTTCCGGCACGTCATCGAGTTGCTCAGGGACGCCGAGTTCCAATGGCTGAGGGAGACCCAGATGAAGAAGGCCTATGGCGCTGTCATGTACTGGATGTCCCCGACGCTAGTCTCTGCAGTGATGTATACCGCCACGGCGATCATCGGGAGTGCACCCCTGAATGCCAGTACACTCTTCACGGTCTTGGCCACCCTGAGAGTCATGGCTGAGCCAGTGAGGTTTCTTCCTGAGATCCTCACAATGATGATCCAGTACAAGGTGTCGTTGGACCGTATCGAGAAGTTTCTCATCGAAGATGAGATCAAAGTGGAGGATGTGAAGAGGGTACCTTTTAATGACTCTGACATCAGAATTCAAGTTCAAGATGGAAATTTCAGCTGGAATGCAAGTGGGGCTGATCTGTCACTGAGGAACGTTAACCTTGGCATAAATAGAGGAGAGAAGGTGGCCGTCTGCGGCCCAGTTGGCTCAGGGAAATCTTCACTCCTGTATGCGTTACTTGGGGAGATACCCAGAATATCAGGATCA GTTGAGGTATTTGGCTCAGTGGCATATGTTTCACAAAACTCTTGGATACAGAGTGGGACTGTTCGCGACAACATACTCTTCGGGAAGCCTTACAACAAGGAACTGTATGAGAAGGCAATCAAAGCTTGTGCTCTGGACAAGGATATCGAAAACTTCGATCATGGAGACCTGACAGAGATTGGTCAAAGAGGACTCAACATGAGTGGAGGTCAGAAGCAAAGGATCCAACTGGCTAGAGCTGTCTACAATGACGCAGAAGTTTATCTCCTGGATGACCCTTTCAGTGCAGTTGATGCGCACACCGCTGCTGTTCTTTTCTAT GATTGTGTAATGACAGCACTAGCAGAGAAGACTGTCGTTCTTGTGACCCACCAAGTTGAATTTCTAACTGAAGCCGATAGAATTGTG GTCATGGAAGGCGGTCAAGTTAGCCAACAAGGGAAATATGCAGACCTATTGGAAGCTGGTACAGCATTTGAGAAGCTGGTTTCTGCGCACCAGTCCACAATCACAGTATTGGATACTACTGCCAGCCAACAGAACCAAGTTCAAGGGATACATGTGTCTGATGACAACATAATACCAAGTGCGTTGCAGGCTACAAGGCAGGCAAGCGACATCGAAGTCACTGCAAAGGGTCCTTCAGCAGCAGTCCAGCTCACAGAAGAGGAGGAAAAGGGGATTGGCGACCTCGGATGGAAGCCATATAAAGACTACATAGAGGTCTCCAAGGGAACTTTCCAACTCTCTGGCATGTGTACTTCGCAGGTGCTATTCACATGCTTTCAGATCATGTCCACATATTGGTTGGCAGTAGCTGTTCAGATGGACAACGTCAGTCCTGCACTTCTAGTTGGGGCCTATTCTGGGCTCTCCATCTTCAGCTGCTGCTTCGCCTACTTTAGAAGCCTTTTCGCGGCTACTCTGGGGCTCAAGGCCTCCAAAGCATTCTTTAGCGGCCTAATGGATTCTGTATTCAAGGCCCCCATGTCATTTTTTGACTCAACACCAGTGGGAAGGATTTTAACAAGg GCATCTTCAGATTTAAGCATCCTGGACTTTGACATACCTTACTCCATGGCTTTTGTGGCGACTGGCGGTATTGAGGTTGTCACAACAGTAGTGGTCATGGGTACCGTAACTTGGCAAGTCTTGGTTGTAGCAATCCCCGTTACAATCACCATGGTATATGTTCAG AGGTATTATGTTTCCTCAGCAAGAGAGCTAGTAAGGATCAATGGAACGACAAAAGCACCTGTCATGAACTATGCATCAGAATCGATTCTTGGTGTGGTGACGATCAGGGCATTTGCAGCAACGGAGAGATTTATCCGCAGCAACATGCAGCTTATAGACACCGACGCGACATTGTTCTTCCACACCATTGCTGCACAAGAGTGGGTGCTCATAAGAGTAGAAGCACTGCAGTCCTTGACAATACTTACATCAGCATTGTTGCTTGTTTTGGTTCCTCCAGGAGTAATTTCACCAG GCTTTGCGGGACTTTGCCTCTCCTATGCTTTGACGCTGACTTCGGCACAGGTTTTCTTGACAAGGTTCTATTCGTACTTGGAAAACTATATCATTTCAGTTGAGCGAATCAAGCAGTACATGCACCTCCCATCGGAGCCACCGGCCATTATACCAGAAAGTAGACCTCCAACTTCATGGCCGCATGAGGGAAGGATAGACCTGCAAGATTTGAAG ATAAGATACCGTCCAAATTCACCACTTGTTCTCAAAGGAATCACTTGCACTTTTGCTGCTGGGAACAAGATCGGGGTTGTAGGGAGGACAGGAAGCGGGAAATCAACACTTATCAGCTCGTTGTTCCGTCTCGTTGATCCGGCGGGTGGGAGGATACTTATTGACAAGTTGGATATCTGCTCTATGGGCCTCAAAGATCTAAGAACTAAACTGAGTATTATCCCTCAAGAACCTACACTTTTCCGAGGAACTGTGCGCAATAATTTGGATCCCCTCGGCCTGCATTCTGACCAAGAGATATGGGAG GCCTTAGAGAAGTGTCAACTAAAGACAGCAATTAGTAGCACCCCTGCTCTTCTTGATACAGTAG TGAGTGATGATGGTGATAACTGGAGCGCTGGACAGCGTCAGCTCTTCTGTCTTGGCAGAGTTCTCCTCCGCAGGAACAAAATTCTAGTTCTAGACGAGGCAACAGCATCCATCGACTCCGCAACAGATGCGGTCCTGCAGAAAGTCATCAGGCAGCAGTTCTCGAGTTGCACGGTGATAACCATAGCTCACAGGGTTCCAACTGTGACAGACAGTGACAGGGTCATGGTACTTTCCTACG GGAAACTTCTAGAATATGAAACACCAGCTAAACTGTTGGAAGACAAACAATCAGCCTTTGCTAAACTTGTGGCGGAGTATTGGGCTAATACCAAGCGGAATTCAACATGA
- the LOC133931372 gene encoding abscisic acid receptor PYL9-like, whose product MEREMEAHVERALRDTLTEAEARALEGAVREYHTFPGRSRGGTCTSLVAQRVAAPVRAVWPIVRSFGNPQRYKHFVRTCALAAGDGASVGSVREVTVVSGLPASTSTERLEVLDDDHHILSFRVVGGDHRLHNYRSVTSVTEFQQQAQHGRPYCVVVESYVVDVPEGNTEEDTRMFTDTVVRLNLQHLAAIAEESAAADEST is encoded by the coding sequence atggagagagagatggaggcgcACGTGGAGCGTGCGCTTCGTGATACCCTGACGGAGGCGGAGGCGCGTGCGCTGGAGGGCGCGGTGCGGGAGTACCACACGTTCCCGGGCCGGTCGCGCGGCGGGACGTGCACTTCGCTGGTGGCGCAGCGCGTGGCGGCGCCCGTGCGCGCGGTGTGGCCAATCGTGCGCAGCTTCGGCAACCCGCAGCGGTACAAGCACTTCGTCCGCACCTGCGCGCTCGCCGCCGGGGACGGCGCCAGCGTCGGCAGCGTGCGCGAGGTCACCGTCGTGTCAGGCCTCCCGGCCTCCACCAGCACcgagcgcctcgaggtgctCGACGACGACCACCACATCCTCAGCTTCCGCGTCGTCGGCGGCGACCACCGCCTCCACAACTACCGCTCCGTCACCTCCGTCACCGAGTTCCAGCAGCAGGCCCAGCACGGCCGCCCCTACTGCGTCGTCGTCGAGTCCTACGTCGTGGACGTGCCCGAGGGCAACACCGAGGAGGACACCAGGATGTTCACCGACACCGTCGTCAGGCTTAACCTCCAGCATCTCGCCGCCATCGCCGAGGAGTCCGCCGCCGCGGACGAGAGCACGTGA